Below is a window of Flavobacterium sp. N2820 DNA.
CACATTGGCAAATTTACAATACCGAAATTTCTAGAGCATTTAGAGAATTAAATTACGAACCCGAACTTATTTTTAAATATCCATTACAAATTAATTTTCTTGGCGGACAATTCAAATCAATCGGAGCCTCCTTTAACCATCAGTCAAATGGAAAAAACCTACCTACTTCCAGAAGTTGGAACCGAATTATTTTTCATACAGGATATGAAATAGACAATTGGATCATCACATTAAACCCTTGGATACGATTAGCAGATGATGAAGATGAAAATCCTAAAATAACCAAATACATTGGAAATGGAGAACTAAATGTAGCATATACATACAACAAACATCAATTTTATACTATTATCACTCACCCATTTTCTAGTTTTGAAGGCGGAAGTATTCAATTGAATTATGTTTTCCCAATAAAAGGACATTTACGGGGTCAAGTCCAAGTGTTTGAAGGGTATGGAGAAACCATGATTGATTATAATCACAGACAAACTACATTGGGAGTCGGAATTTCTTTTGCAGATTGGTAATCTTAAACAACTTGTAAACTTTCAGCAATTTTTAAGGCACATTTCTCACCATCTATTGCTGCAGAAATAATGCCTCCAGCAAAACCAGCTCCTTCACCGCAAGGATACAATCCTTTAATTTGAATGTGTTCCAATGAAAAATTATCTCTGGGAATGCGCACGGGTGATGACGTTCTACTTTCTGGAGCGTGTAAAATAGCTTCATTAGTCATGTAGCCTTTCATTGATTTTCCAAATTGAACAAAACCTTCTCGCATAATTTGAGCTAAAAATCCAGGAAAAACTTGTCCCATTTCCACCGAAGTAGTTCCGGGAACATACGATGTTTTTGGAATAGCCGCCGAAATTTTATTTTGCGTAAAATCAACCATGCGTTGTGCTGGAACTTTTTGAGTTTGTCCAGCTAAATACCATGCTTTTTGTTCAATAGCTTTTTGAAATTCCATTCCGGCTAACGGGCCAAATTTTTCATACGGTTTAAAATCCTCCAATTTTAATTCGACTACAATTCCAGAATTTGCCGTCGCTTGATCACGTTTTGAAGGCGACCAACCATTCGTAACTACTTCGCCCGGAGCAGTAGCACAAGGCGCAATTACACCTCCAGGACACATACAAAACGAATACATTCCACGACCATTGACTTGTTTTACAATTGAATAGGGTGCTGGAGGCAAATAATCACCTCTAAAATCGCACGAATATTGAATTTGGTCAATTAATTCCTGTGGATGTTCTGCTCGAACGCCTAAAGCGAAAGGTTTGGCCTCGATAAGAATATTTTTTTTATGCAGTAACTCGAAAATATCACGAGCCGAATGTCCGGTAGCTAAAATGACTTTATTTGCTGAAATAATATCCCCATTTTGAATAACAACACCTTGCATTTCGTTATTTTTTACTACAAAATCAGTTACTCGAGTTTCAAATAGTACTTGACCGCCACAAGCGAGGATTTTTTCTCTGATGTCTTGAATTATCTGTGGTAATTTATTGGTTCCAATGTGTGGATGCGCTTCTACCAAAATATCAGGTGTGGCTCCAAAACCTACTAAAAGTTCTAAAATTCGATCCACATCGCCACGTTTTTTAGAACGCGTATATAACTTTCCATCGGAATAAGTTCCAGCACCACCTTCACCAAAACAATAATTAGAATCTTCATTTACAATTCCATCTACATTAATTGCTTTTAAATCGCGACGACGACCACGCACATCTTTTCCTCGTTCTAAAACGATGGGCTTCAAACCTAGTTCGATTAGTTGCAAAGCAGCAAATAATCCAGCTGGGCCTGCACCAACAACAATTACTTCTTGTTTGTTAGCTACATTTGGATAATCGGGTAATTCGATTTTAGAAGCAACATAGTCTTCGCCAATCAAATAAACATTTGCTTTAATGTTCATTTTTATAGCTTTTTGACGCGCATCGATAGAACGTTTTAAAACCACCACTTTTTGAATTTCTTTTGGACTGACCTGAAATAACTTAGCAACATGTTGGGCTAACAAACTTTCGTTTGCAGCTACTTCTGGTGAAACTTGAAATTGAAATTCGCGTGGCATTTTAAAAATGAATTTAAGATTATTCAGTTGCAAAAATAGTAATTTGAAAATTGACTTTGTAACTTTGTACCATCGAAACTTATACAATGCGAAAAATAAAGTTAATTTGGGATTTTAGAGGAGAAGCCGCCGCAAAAACAGCAGAACACCACGACATTCATCTAAACGAATATTTAGAGAAAGAGAATATTA
It encodes the following:
- a CDS encoding phospholipase A, translated to MYKFSLLLFLTSFVLVYGQEKMKDTTIIVKTYSQRWELNDAVKKGTFRLMSYKPIYLTAGRISSNPNKLPKSENPDYSASESNPYNNIEAKFQLSFKTKVIQDLLWGKGDIWIGYTQKAHWQIYNTEISRAFRELNYEPELIFKYPLQINFLGGQFKSIGASFNHQSNGKNLPTSRSWNRIIFHTGYEIDNWIITLNPWIRLADDEDENPKITKYIGNGELNVAYTYNKHQFYTIITHPFSSFEGGSIQLNYVFPIKGHLRGQVQVFEGYGETMIDYNHRQTTLGVGISFADW
- a CDS encoding NAD(P)/FAD-dependent oxidoreductase — its product is MPREFQFQVSPEVAANESLLAQHVAKLFQVSPKEIQKVVVLKRSIDARQKAIKMNIKANVYLIGEDYVASKIELPDYPNVANKQEVIVVGAGPAGLFAALQLIELGLKPIVLERGKDVRGRRRDLKAINVDGIVNEDSNYCFGEGGAGTYSDGKLYTRSKKRGDVDRILELLVGFGATPDILVEAHPHIGTNKLPQIIQDIREKILACGGQVLFETRVTDFVVKNNEMQGVVIQNGDIISANKVILATGHSARDIFELLHKKNILIEAKPFALGVRAEHPQELIDQIQYSCDFRGDYLPPAPYSIVKQVNGRGMYSFCMCPGGVIAPCATAPGEVVTNGWSPSKRDQATANSGIVVELKLEDFKPYEKFGPLAGMEFQKAIEQKAWYLAGQTQKVPAQRMVDFTQNKISAAIPKTSYVPGTTSVEMGQVFPGFLAQIMREGFVQFGKSMKGYMTNEAILHAPESRTSSPVRIPRDNFSLEHIQIKGLYPCGEGAGFAGGIISAAIDGEKCALKIAESLQVV